The sequence ACGCTGAGGAGGCCGACCATGAACATGCTCGCGCCGAGGATTCTCATGTAGACGCTTAGATACGGGAAGGCCATGCCGAAGGCTACGTTGGCGATGAACATCGCTATGGCCAGGATTAAGACGTTCCTCCGCTTAACCTGGAGCTTTTTGAACTTTAAAGTCCTCTCCCGCCTTCCCTGTATGATGGCCTTCTCACGCTTTGTCATCAGCGGAAAGAAGGGTGGGCTTCTTATAAAATTTCCGTCGAAATGATGAGAGGAGGATTGAAAAATCAAGCACTGCCGTACTGCTTTAAGATATTGTAGATGTGCTGGGCGGCATCTGTGTAGAGAGTGAACTTCTTGCCCCTCGCGCGGAACTCAAGGTAGTAACCTCCAAGTATGGCCTTCTTCAGCTCGAGCCAGCTTATCTCATGGATCGTCCTTTGGCTCTTCTACTAAAGCCCGTACAGAAACCCCGGCACGTCCTTTACCGCGAGGTCCGAGTGATCTTGGGGAGGAAGCTCTTAGAGGATGGGTGTAAAATGACACTTTACACCTCTTTATAAAGCAGAAAAGTTCGACTTTACACCATCCAGAGGCGATGGAGAGAAGCCTTGGAAAACCAAAAAAGAAAAACCTCATCCCATCTGCAGCGCCTTACCGCGCAGTTCACCCCGCTCGAAGCGGTACGGGTCGTACCACCAGGCAGGAAGGTCGGTCTTGCCCTTCGTGACTAGGTCGGCCACCATCTCTGCCACCGCTGGAGCCATCATGAAGCCATGACCGCTGAAACCAGCCGCTATGTAGTAGTCGCTCAGCTCCTCGATTTTGCCTATGGCGGGGTTGCTGTCCGGTGTTTTGGCGTAGTAGCCTGCCCACGTCCTCAGGATCAGGAGTTCCCTTAAAGCGGGAATTATCTTGGTGAAGTAGTAGCTTACCTCGCGCATGAACTCGTAGGTTGGGTTCAAATCGTAGGTCGGGCCCTCTTCGTAACCCACTCCACCTATTATCCCGCCGTGGGCCGTCTGGGTGAGGTATGCGTGGCCGTAGCGGAATGAAATCACCATGGGCTTAACCGAACCCTTCTTTATGGGTTGAGTGATGACGGCCTGATGTTTGTAGGGCTCTATCGGTATCTTCGTCCTTATCCCGGCCATCGCGTTGATGAGCTTGGCCCACGCGTTGGTGGCGTTGATGACGATGCCGGTCTTTATCTTTCCCCTGCTCGTTTTCAGACCCTTAATCTCGCCGTTCTCAATGATGAAGTCTTTGACTTCCGTGTACTCCACCAGCTTCGCCCCGAACTCTTCAGCGTGGAGCGCGAACTTGGCCGTTGAGTGGAAGGGACTTGCCTTCCCATCGGTTGGGTTCCAGGAAGCGGCGATAACCTCGCTTATGTCCAAAAGCGGAACTATATCCTTGGCCTCCTCCGGCGTTATGAGCCTCGTTGGGACGCCAAAGCGGTTTTGGATGGCTATGTTCCTCTTGAAGGTTTCAACTTCCTCATCGTCGTAGAGCAGGAACAGGTAGCCGGTCTGCTCGAAGGGGAAGCCGTACTCCTCGCTGTACTTCTTCCAGAGCTCGACCGACCTTTTCATCACCTGAACGTTAGCTTCATCGTTGAACTGCTGCCTTATCCCCGTTCCGCAGCGGAAGGTTGAACCAGAGCCGATGA comes from Thermococcus sp. and encodes:
- a CDS encoding FAD-binding oxidoreductase, whose translation is MPTKTLPEKSEITVIGGGIVGVTIAHELAKRGEEVTVIEKRFIGSGSTFRCGTGIRQQFNDEANVQVMKRSVELWKKYSEEYGFPFEQTGYLFLLYDDEEVETFKRNIAIQNRFGVPTRLITPEEAKDIVPLLDISEVIAASWNPTDGKASPFHSTAKFALHAEEFGAKLVEYTEVKDFIIENGEIKGLKTSRGKIKTGIVINATNAWAKLINAMAGIRTKIPIEPYKHQAVITQPIKKGSVKPMVISFRYGHAYLTQTAHGGIIGGVGYEEGPTYDLNPTYEFMREVSYYFTKIIPALRELLILRTWAGYYAKTPDSNPAIGKIEELSDYYIAAGFSGHGFMMAPAVAEMVADLVTKGKTDLPAWWYDPYRFERGELRGKALQMG